DNA sequence from the Terriglobia bacterium genome:
CGGCCCAAGTGACTGACCCCCAAGGCGCGGTGGTACCCAACGCCCAGGTAAAAGCGAAGAACATGGCCACCGGGATCGTGTTCCCCACAACCACTGACAGCTCAGGTCTTTTCCGGCTGAACCTCATACCGGTCGGGACCTACACCGTAGAGATTGCAGCTCAGGGATTCAAGACTGCCTCTCTGCCGGGCGTAATCGTTGAAGCCGGCCGCGACGCCGGTCTGGGCTCCATCAAGATGGTCATCGGCCAGAAGACTGAAGCTGTGGAAGTGACCGCGGAAGCTCCGCTCATTACCCCCACAGAATCGCAGATCACCAGTTCCTGGTCCGGCACCACGCTGAACACCTTTGCCGGCATTCAGGAGAATGAAGGCCTGGATCGCCTGGCGCTTTTCGTGCCCGGCGTCACCGCCACTCGCAGTGACAACTTTTCCAACACCAACGGCACCGGCTTCTCCAGCAACGGACTGCGCGGCCGCAACAACGACCAGGAAATTGACGGCCAGAACAACAATGACAACAGCGTGGGCGGTCCCGGGCTGTTCCTGTCCAACACGGAATTTGTCGGCCAGTACGTGATCGTGACCAACAACTTTGGTCCGGAATACGGCCGCAACGCCGGTTCGGTGGTGAACATCATCACCAAATCGGGCAGCAACGCCTGGCACGGCAGCATTTTCGGCGTTGAGAACAGCAACTTCCTGAACGCGTTGAGCAACACCCAGAAGAACACCAACAAGCCGGGAACCACCTCACCGTTCACCGGCCCGCCGCGCAGCAACAATGAATTCTCCGGCGGTACGGTCGGCGGCCCGATTATGAAGAACAAGATGTTCTTCTTCGGCGGCTTTGACGACCAGTTGATCGGCGCGCAGAGCGTTTTCACGACTACATCCTTGTCGCCCACGCCGGCCGGTCTGGCCAAGTTGGGGTCCTGCGGCGTTGATCCCCGGGCGCTCGGCATCCTGCAAAAGTTCGGGCCGTATGCCTTTGGCGGCAACCCCACGCCCAGAAATACATCTTTTGCAACTATCGGAAGCTGTGTTGCTGCGAACCCGGCCGATCCCAATGGTGTTCAGGTGGGCGGCGTGACTCGCGTTCTGCCTACTCCGTTCCACGGTTATGACTTCATTATGCGTTCCGATTGGCAGTCCGGCGCCAACAACATCATGGGGCGCTACCTGTTCAACCGCAACAACACCTTCAACAGCAATGACAACGGCGCTGCCGGCTGGCTGATCAACGTTCCGGCTTTGAGCCAGGCTGCTTTGATTAGCTGGACCCGCAACTTCGGCGCGCACATGGTCAATGAGTCGCGCGTGAGCTTCGGGCGACTCAACGTGCAGTTCGGCGGTGGCTTCAATCCGTTCGAGCCTGGCCCGGGCAACATCCTGGAAGCGTTAACCAACATCACCTTTCAGGCTGGCGGGGCGCTGAGCATCGGGCCGGCTACCAACCTGCCGCAATCCCGCCTGGTAAACACATGGCAGGGGCAGGACAACTGGAACTACGTGATGGGCAAGCACTCGTTGAAGGCCGGCGCGAACTTCAGCTACCAGCGCTCTCCTAACGTCTTCCTGCCGATCGTCAACGGGGCCTATCGTTTTGCTAACTTGAACAGCTTCCTGACCACCTACACGCCCAACCGCGTGCAGATCGCCAACGGCAATCCGAATCTGGATTTCCGTGAGTACGATACGTTCCTGTATGCCGGCGACGACTGGAAACTGGGCCAGCACCTGACCCTGAACCTGGGCGTCACCTGGACTTACTACGGAACGCCTTCCAACCTGTTCAACGATCTGACCACGCCGCGTGAGTCCAATCCGGCGACGGCCTTCTGGCTGACGTCGCTGCCTCTGGATCAGCGCACCACGCCGAAGATTCCCAGCGTGATGAACAGCTTTGGTCCCAGCGCCGGCTTTGCTTATTCCCCGCAGTGGGGCGGCTTCATCACCGGCCACGGCAAAACCGTAATCCGCGGCGGCTATCGCCTGCTGTATGATCCGCCGTTCTACAACATCTTCGTCAACATGTCGTCTTCGTCACCCATGACGTTCCTCCAGACGATTACCTCTGGGTTCAACGCCAACATGTTGCCGGCGATTCCTACGGGTCCCAACGTGC
Encoded proteins:
- a CDS encoding carboxypeptidase regulatory-like domain-containing protein — its product is MNSKLRCFAVLVAAFLVLACALPAMGQVIKGSISAQVTDPQGAVVPNAQVKAKNMATGIVFPTTTDSSGLFRLNLIPVGTYTVEIAAQGFKTASLPGVIVEAGRDAGLGSIKMVIGQKTEAVEVTAEAPLITPTESQITSSWSGTTLNTFAGIQENEGLDRLALFVPGVTATRSDNFSNTNGTGFSSNGLRGRNNDQEIDGQNNNDNSVGGPGLFLSNTEFVGQYVIVTNNFGPEYGRNAGSVVNIITKSGSNAWHGSIFGVENSNFLNALSNTQKNTNKPGTTSPFTGPPRSNNEFSGGTVGGPIMKNKMFFFGGFDDQLIGAQSVFTTTSLSPTPAGLAKLGSCGVDPRALGILQKFGPYAFGGNPTPRNTSFATIGSCVAANPADPNGVQVGGVTRVLPTPFHGYDFIMRSDWQSGANNIMGRYLFNRNNTFNSNDNGAAGWLINVPALSQAALISWTRNFGAHMVNESRVSFGRLNVQFGGGFNPFEPGPGNILEALTNITFQAGGALSIGPATNLPQSRLVNTWQGQDNWNYVMGKHSLKAGANFSYQRSPNVFLPIVNGAYRFANLNSFLTTYTPNRVQIANGNPNLDFREYDTFLYAGDDWKLGQHLTLNLGVTWTYYGTPSNLFNDLTTPRESNPATAFWLTSLPLDQRTTPKIPSVMNSFGPSAGFAYSPQWGGFITGHGKTVIRGGYRLLYDPPFYNIFVNMSSSSPMTFLQTITSGFNANMLPAIPTGPNVRSALAANLLPNTFDPRTQNETQITPNFGPDKVHTWSFGFEREITKNSVIEARYVGNKGTNLFQTVDGNPYVGTAANPGQLQFGLLPAGTPSCAATTQQGPPSTVGTDVGRLSCGFGVVRTRNNGGFSDYHGVQVEFRAANLFKQLFIRSGYTFSKNLDNVSEIFATGTAGNTLFAAQNPFQTGGAERSISGLDIPNVWTVQFTEQLPFFKEQHGWMGHVLGGWAMSADYLLASGQGYTPIQGGESLGIAAAPNPFGNPYDSAFVSAFVGDSARLFYGNKNAPANTIGVFAADGCAYGNAGFFGGFTSAAQKTALCTLATATPTALVSVNDLNHNTITTVTNNDIRFIINARTAQQVFGTPFGNSPRNPQRDAISNIANFSVFKSIKFAEHSAFEMHATVNNAFNHFNFGSVVPNVEFAGRGLFGGDFANPSVTAAGGRVLFIGGKVTF